The Rouxiella sp. WC2420 region GGTCACCGTCTGAAATTTGGGGTGTTCAGCTAAGGTGCTATTGACCGCCCCCGAAACCTGCGCATAGTCCCGATATGAAAAGTTCGGATACAGCTTCTTCAATCGCACTGCAAAATCCGTCTTGCTTTCATCTTTATCTTTTTGCTCATGTTTCATCGCCTTGTAGCCTAAGGTTTCCCCTCTGAACAAAATAGAGCCAGAGATGGTGTCAGGCACAACACCGACGCAATCTGCCAACTGCATGCGGGTTAATTGCGGAAATTTATCGCTAATCCTTCTGGCGTATTGAGTCCGCGACTCCCTGACCCTGCGAGGCATCTCAGCAATTTTATCGCGAATACTTTGTTTAATTATTTTTGTCGAGCATTTGTACTTGCCAGAAATCGACTTTAGCGATTTTGCGCTATTCGCGATGGGGCCTCGTTGATAAGCAACGGATGTAAAAGGCGTGGGCAACGTTCCTGTCATGGTGTTGGTAGCAGGAACGGTTGAGGAATTAATAACATGACTCGTTGAAGCAACCGGTTTTAACATGAAAGGCTCTCTGTAAAGCGATTAGCGGCGCCAATGCCGTTCAACTCAGGATGAGAGCCGTTACCTTACTCGTTGTACTAATGTAATTCCCTCATATATCAATCATTTAAAATATTAAAAAGTAGAATTTGATGACTCGCAGAGATAAAAAAAGGCCACTGAAAAAATCAGCGGCCTTCTCGTTCACTTACAAACAGCTTGCGCCATCGCTAAGTTAATTACTTTTTAGCATCGTCTGGCAGTGCGTAAGCGATGATGTAGTCACCCAGCTTGGTGCCGAATGAACCATGACCGCCTGCAGCAATAACCACATACTGCTTGCCGTTCACTTCATAAGTCATCGGAGTTGCCTGACCGCCCGCTGGCAGACGTGCCTGCCACAGCTGATCGCCGTTGCTCATGTTGAACGCGCGCAGGTAGTTATCTGCGGTTGCTGCAATGAAGAATACATTACCTGCAGTCGAGGTAGGCGCACCCAGCATTGGCATACCCATTTTGAACGGCAATGGCACTGGTGAGCTGTCACGAACCGTACCGATACGTTTTTTCCAGACAATATCGTTAGTTTTCAGATCAACACCAGAGATATAGCCCCAGGATGGTTGCTTGCAAGGGAAGCCCAACGGAGACAGGAATGCGTTCAGCTCAACGCCGTAAGGCACGCCGTACTGGGTCTGAATACCAGACTCGGTACCGCTACCCCCGGTAGAACCGGCTGGCGGCTCGATTGGGTTGCCTGGTCCACGTGGGATAAGCTTAGAGGTAAACGGCAGAGCGATTGGGTTGGCAATAGCCAGCTGACGATCGGTATCAACAGAAATACCACCCCATTCGAACATCCCCAGGTTACCCGGGAATACCAGCGTACCTTGCTCTGAAGGAGGCGTGAACGTACCTTCGTAGCGCAGACGGTGGAACATCACACGACACATCAGTTGGTCGTAGATGGTTGCGCCCCACATGTCTTTACCGGTCAGCTTGGCTGATGGACGGAAAGTCAGGTCAGAGAACGGCTGAGTAGGAGACGTATGGTCGCCTTTGGCTGCGCCCTGTGGCACAGGTTTTTCCGGAGCTGGAACAACCAGCTTGCCATCACGACGGTCGAGAACAAAAATGTTACCGGTTTTGGTTGGAACATAGATAACTGGAACTTTGTTGCCGCTCTTGTCGGTGATGTCTGCCAGGGTAGGCTGAGCCGGTACGTCCATGTCCCAAAGGTCATGGTGCACGGTCTGATAAACCCAGGCCAGTTTACCGGTAGTCGCGTTCAGAGCCAGCAGGCTGCTCGCGTAACGTTCCATGTCCGGGGTACGGTTTCCGCCCCAGATATCCGGAGTTTCCACGCCGATTGGCAGGTAAACCAAGTCAAGATTCGCGTCGTAAGCCGCTGGAGCCCAAGAGTTTGGTGAGTTAGGCGTATAGTTTTCGCCCGGACCCGGGATCTTGTTCGGTTCAGCAGCGCCTGGATCGAATGCCCACAGCAGTTTACCTGTGTGAACGTCGAAACCACGAATAACGCCGGAAGGTTCTTTGGTCGAGTAGTTATCGGTAACCGCACCGGCAACAATGATCACGCTTTTGGTGACGATTGGCGGTGAAGTTGGCTCGTAACGTCCGGCAGAAGAGTAAGGCATGTTGCTTTGCAGATTCAGTTCACCGTTGTTGCCAAAGTCGGCACAACGAGCCCCTGTTTCTGCGTCCAGCGCAAACATACGACCGTCATTCACTGGCAGCAGAACGCGGCGTGAACAGATTGCCGGAGCAGTACTGTTGTTCGCGTTGCCCTGTGCAACAGCAGGATCTTCGTAGTAAGAAACACCACGACAGGTTACGTGCTGGAAGGTTGGGTCAGTTTTCAGCTGTGGATCAAAAGTCCATTTTTCTTTACCGGTAGCCGCATCCAGAGCAAACAGTTTCTGGTGTGGAGTACACAGGTAAAGGGTGTCGCGGATTTTGATCGGCGTGACTTCGTCGGTGAACTCGCCCGGATCGTGTGCTGTTTTCACATCACCGGTCTGGAAGGTCCAGGCTTCTTTCAGCTGGCCAACGTTTTTGTCGTTAATCTGGCTAAGTGGAGAGTAACGAGTACCGCCCTGAGTACGGCCATAGGCAGGCCAGTCACTGTCGGCAACGCCTGGAGTAGACTGAACTGCGGTATCGGCTGCAGGGATTGTCCCGTTGATTTCCTGTGGATCGTTGAATACTGAATAAACCAGTACCACTACGGTGAACACCAGAGAAGTCGCCAGCGCAGCGCGTGCGAAGCCATTCTTGTTGCTCATGTAGTTATAAACGATTGGTAGCAGGATCCACAGACCGAGGAAGAACGTCACGTCTAAACGCGGCGTTAAAGCCCAGAAGTCGGAGCCCACTTCCCAGAGACCCCAAATGGTGGTCGCAAAGAGGAACACAGCATAAAGCAGCAAAACCGAAGCACGGCGGCGTAAAAGCAACCATGCCGTCACCAGATAAACAGCACCGGCGATGATGTAATAGAGGGAGCCCCCTATTGCTGTCAGCCATATTCCGCCGACCAATAAATATAATCCGCTTAACGCGGCGAACAAAGCGGTAATTATTACGACTATGCGCGATAACGGAGCTTTAGTTTGCATATTATTAACCTTACAAGATTTTCATTGTCTTCGATCTCGCACTGAGATGAGATCTTAAAAACATTCGGCGTCACACGGAATGTCCTTCCTCGGACAAGCCCTCTCAATACCCGGTTAAAACAATAC contains the following coding sequences:
- a CDS encoding glucose/quinate/shikimate family membrane-bound PQQ-dependent dehydrogenase, which codes for MQTKAPLSRIVVIITALFAALSGLYLLVGGIWLTAIGGSLYYIIAGAVYLVTAWLLLRRRASVLLLYAVFLFATTIWGLWEVGSDFWALTPRLDVTFFLGLWILLPIVYNYMSNKNGFARAALATSLVFTVVVLVYSVFNDPQEINGTIPAADTAVQSTPGVADSDWPAYGRTQGGTRYSPLSQINDKNVGQLKEAWTFQTGDVKTAHDPGEFTDEVTPIKIRDTLYLCTPHQKLFALDAATGKEKWTFDPQLKTDPTFQHVTCRGVSYYEDPAVAQGNANNSTAPAICSRRVLLPVNDGRMFALDAETGARCADFGNNGELNLQSNMPYSSAGRYEPTSPPIVTKSVIIVAGAVTDNYSTKEPSGVIRGFDVHTGKLLWAFDPGAAEPNKIPGPGENYTPNSPNSWAPAAYDANLDLVYLPIGVETPDIWGGNRTPDMERYASSLLALNATTGKLAWVYQTVHHDLWDMDVPAQPTLADITDKSGNKVPVIYVPTKTGNIFVLDRRDGKLVVPAPEKPVPQGAAKGDHTSPTQPFSDLTFRPSAKLTGKDMWGATIYDQLMCRVMFHRLRYEGTFTPPSEQGTLVFPGNLGMFEWGGISVDTDRQLAIANPIALPFTSKLIPRGPGNPIEPPAGSTGGSGTESGIQTQYGVPYGVELNAFLSPLGFPCKQPSWGYISGVDLKTNDIVWKKRIGTVRDSSPVPLPFKMGMPMLGAPTSTAGNVFFIAATADNYLRAFNMSNGDQLWQARLPAGGQATPMTYEVNGKQYVVIAAGGHGSFGTKLGDYIIAYALPDDAKK